From a region of the Arachis ipaensis cultivar K30076 chromosome B09, Araip1.1, whole genome shotgun sequence genome:
- the LOC107617981 gene encoding 60S ribosomal protein L3-1 — protein sequence MSHRKFEHPRHGSLGFLPRKRAARHRGKVKAFPKDDPSKSPKLTAFLGYKAGMTHIVREVEKPGSKLHKKETCEPVTIIETPPMVIVGVVGYVKTPRGLRTLNTVWAQHLSEEIKRRFYKNWCKSKKKAFTKYSKQYESEDGKKSIESQLEKIKKYATVVRVLAHTQIRKMKGLKQKKAHIMEIQVNGGTIAQKVDFAYGFFEKQVPIDAVFQKDEMIDIIGVTKGKGYEGVVTRWGVTRLPRKTHRGLRKVACIGAWHPARVSFTVARAGQNGYHHRTELNKKIYKLGKAGTESHTGDTEFDRTDKDITPMGGFPHYGVVKDDYLMVKGCTVGPKKRVITLRQSLLKQTSRVALEEIKLKFIDTSSKFGHGRFQTTQEKQKFFGRLKA from the exons ATGTCTCACAGGAAGTTCGAGCACCCAAGACACGGTTCTCTGGGATTTCTCCCGAGGAAGCGTGCTGCTCGTCACAGAGGAAAAG TGAAGGCATTCCCCAAGGATGACCCGTCAAAGTCCCCCAAGCTTACTGCTTTCTTGGGTTACAAGGCTGGTATGACCCACATTGTTCGAGAGGTCGAGAAACCAGGATCCA AGCTTCACAAGAAGGAGACTTGTGAGCCAGTTACAATTATCGAGACCCCTCCAATGGTTATCGTTGGAGTTGTGGGTTATGTGAAAACTCCAAGGGGTCTGAGGACCTTGAACACTGTATGGGCTCAGCATTTGAGTGAGGAGATCAAGCGTAGGTTTTACAAGAACTGGTGCAAGTCCAAGAAGAAGGCATTCACCAAGTACTCAAAGCAGTATGAATCTGAAGATGGAAAGAAGAGCATTGAATCACAGCTTGAGAAGATCAAGAAGTATGCAACTGTTGTCCGTGTTTTGGCTCACACTCAG atCAGAAAAATGAAGGGTTTGAAGCAGAAGAAGGCCCATATCATGGAGATCCAAGTCAACGGTGGCACTATTGCCCAGAAGGTGGACTTTGCCTATGGTTTCTTTGAGAAACAGGTTCCTATTGATGCTGTGTTCCAGAAGGATGAGATGATTGACATCATTGGTGTCACAAAAGGTAAGGGTTATGAAGGTGTTGTGACCCGTTGGGGTGTGACTCGTCTTCCCCGCAAGACTCACAGGGGTTTGAGGAAGGTGGCTTGTATTGGTGCTTGGCATCCTGCTAGGGTATCCTTCACTGTTGCCAGGGCTGGTCAGAACGGATACCACCACAGAACTGAGTTGAACAAGAAGATTTACAAGCTTGGCAAAGCTGGAACTGAGTCTCACACTGGTGATACCGAGTTTGACAG AACTGATAAGGACATTACTCCCATGGGTGGCTTCCCGCACTACGGTGTTGTTAAGGATGATTATCTCATGGTCAAGGGTTGCACAGTTGGTCCAAAGAAAAGGGTTATTACATTGCGCCAATCCCTCCTCAAGCAGACTTCCCGTGTTGCCCTGGAGGAGATCAAGCTCAAGTTCATCGACACCTCCTCAAAGTTTGGACATGGTCGCTTCCAGACAACACAAGAGAAGCAAAAGTTCTTTGGACGCCTCAAGGCATAA